From Saccharibacillus brassicae:
TGGCGAACCGCCCGAGCGTCGGCTACCTGCCGGAAGAACGCGGGCTGTATCCGAAGGAAACGGTCAGCGAACAGCTTGTCTACCTGGCCCGCCTGGAAGGAATGAAGAAGCAGGCGGCGCACAAAGCGCTGAGAAGCTGGCTGGAGCGTCTCGGCATCGGCGAACATGAGCACAAGCGGGTCGAACAGCTGTCCAAAGGCAATCAGCAGAAAGTCCAGATCATCTCGGCGCTCATTCACGATCCCGAGCTGGTTATTCTGGACGAACCGTTCAGCGGACTCGATCCGGTGAATTCGGACATGCTGGCCTCGGTGGTCAAAGAGCAGATCGCGGCGGGCAAAGCGCTGGTCTTCTCCAGCCATCAGATGATGCAGGTCGAACAGTTCTGCGAGAATATCGCGATTATGAAAAAAGGCCGCATGCAGATCGGGGGCAAGCTTGCGGAGATCAAGCGCTCTTACGGACGCAGCAATCTGATTCTGCGAAGCGAAGCGGATCTGATGCCGTTTTTGGAAACGCGCGGCCTGACGGACATTCGCCGGGATGCGCAGGAATGGACGCTCAAGGTGAACAATGAAGCGCAGGCACACGAACTGATGCGCGAACTCGGGCAGGCGGGCGTGCCGATGCTCAAGTTCGAACTGAAGGAACCGTCGCTGCATGAAATCTTTATTGAAAAGGTAGGGGAAGCGGTATGAGATCATTCGGAATCGTATTCGGCTATTCGTTCAAGGAACGGATTCGTTCCAAATCGTTTTTGTGGATGACGGTGCTGCTTGTCGCGCTGATCGCGGCGATCGTGCTTATTCCGAGACTCACGGGCGGAGGAACATCGACGCAAGGAACGGTTGCGGTCGTCAATACCACCTCGCTGCCGATCGATGCGGAGGGACTGGGAACTTCCGTATCTCCGTTGTATGAATGGAAGATGGTGCCGGAGAGCGAACAGGCCGAACAAGCGAAATTGTTGCAAAATGAAGAACTGTCCGCGATCGTCGCGATTGCGCCGGCTGCCGAAGCGTCAGCGGCTCCGCAAATCACGTTGTCGGTGAACCGTCAGGAAGATGTTGCGTTCGCGCCGAATCTATCGGCTTACGTGGAGCGGTTGAACGTGAAAGAAAGCGTCGAAGAGCTCGGACTTTCTGCGGAACAGGCGGCTTCGGTTACGGCCCGGCCTTCCTTGGAACTGAACGAGTTGAACGCCGGAGGCAAGTCGTTCACACAGACTTATATGCCGGTCTATGCGCTGCTTACCCTGATGTTCTTCATGATCTATCTGTTCGCG
This genomic window contains:
- a CDS encoding ABC transporter ATP-binding protein; this translates as MTLSIKHLGKRYGDKVVVDDVSLTVRAGEAFGLLGGNGAGKTTTIRSVLGLLAHEEGEVLWNGRPFLANRPSVGYLPEERGLYPKETVSEQLVYLARLEGMKKQAAHKALRSWLERLGIGEHEHKRVEQLSKGNQQKVQIISALIHDPELVILDEPFSGLDPVNSDMLASVVKEQIAAGKALVFSSHQMMQVEQFCENIAIMKKGRMQIGGKLAEIKRSYGRSNLILRSEADLMPFLETRGLTDIRRDAQEWTLKVNNEAQAHELMRELGQAGVPMLKFELKEPSLHEIFIEKVGEAV